The sequence GTGGTTTTTCCGCTGGATAGCAGCCAGTGTGGCCAAGCACCATGATATCGATCTGCAGAAGCTAGAAAATCAACAGCTTTTTCAAAACGTTCCAATGCTTGTTGTCTGGTTATAAATCTACGTTCTACACCAACCAATATGGCCATAAGACCAAAGCCTGAACCTCCAGTGGTAATGATATCCTTATCATGTGTGGGATAAATGTTGTCAAGGTGTATGCGCTCTCGGGCTAGACCAGAAATGGGTTCAGCACCGCTCCAGAAATATTCAAAGGTTTGCCGTTGAACCATGTCCATCAATTCTTCGTCTGAAAAGGCTGGCTTAACGATATTTTGGGCAACCAATGCTTTTTCTTTAGTAGTTTTTTGGCCATTGCACCCCGCTACTAAAGATGCAACAGCCAAGAAAACTGAAATTAAAACTAACCTCATAAGTAATAAAAACTAACTAATTCAAATATTTTATTCTGTTCTTAGACTGTATTTAGATTACAAATCTGAATTTCTGACACTTTGCACTTCTCCTTGAGATAATGCTTTGTCAAACAATCGTAATTCATCTATGTAGCTTAAATCGGATAAGTGATTCCATTGATTAAACCTTGGTGCACCTGAGCCAATGGACAGTATGTCGCAACCGGTCCAATCTATTCCCGTAAAATCTCCTTGTGCTACTACTTCTCCGTCTATATATACCACACATTCTGTATTGGAAATGGTAAAGGCCAAATGAACCCAATCTGCGGTGTCTGACGGTATGGAGGCCGTTGCTCCACCATCAAACCAGCTATCTGCTGTTCCGTTGCCTACATTTAGTTTGAAAATCTGTCCATCGCCGCCTGCTTCCCTAAAGAAGCGGAAACCATTTGTTCTTAGATTCTGAATATCTGGATATTCTGCGCCTTCTGTATCTGGAGGCCCCATAACCAGTATTCCAGCTCTATCGGGATCTGCGTTTATTTTATACCACATAGTTGCACTAAATTCACCTGTGGTCAATCCATTGGTTGGAAACGTTAGATATGCATCTGTTGCTCCGGCATAGGCATCACTTCCTGAGGCACTTTCTCCAGCAAAGCTGGGAGTGCCAACAACAGAGGCATCACTGCTGGTAAACATTTCTGTATTATTTCCATCAAAAGGCATATAGAACATTTCTGCATCAAAAGAACCAACAAAACCACCTGCTTCTGCGGTCATTATACTTTGGATTTCAGATTGTGGAAGTACTCTGTTGAACATTCGCAGTTCGTCCATACTACTGCCATCATATTTATGGTTCCATCCAGAAAAACGAGGTTCTCCAGACATAATGGAAAGCAAATCACAATTGGTCCAATCCACACCGTCAAAATCACCTTGGCTTACAATCTGGCCATTTATGTAAACGGTAGCTTGGTTTTGTGAAATAGTAAATGCCATATGAGTCCAATCGGTACCTGGGGCAACATCTGCAGCTGCACCACCATCAAACCAAGATTCTCCTGCTCCAGTACCTACATTAAGTTTAAACCGTTGGTTTCCTCCTGCGTTTTCGCGGAAAAATCTAAATCCATTTTGACGATTATTTTGGGCATCAGGATTGGCCTCATCTGGAGGACCTATAACCAAAATACCTGCTCTATCTGGATCAGCGTTTACTTTGTACCAAAAAATAGCACTAAATTCATTTGTTAACATGCCGTCTGTAGGCAAGGTGAGATAGGAATCCGGGGCGCCTGCATAGGCATTGATGCCAACAAATCCTTCACCAGTGAATCCTGGGTCTCCAACTTTATCAGCTTGACGAATGTTTACTAAATCAAAGTTGTCCCCATCAAAGGGCATGTAGAGCGTTTCTCCGGCATATAGAGGTGTGTAGGCCGGTTCTTTTTCAAAGTTAACAGAGGAGGAAGTGGTTTTACCGTCTAAATCTGTAGCCCTGATAATTAACTCGTGAGTACCGTCTGTTAATTGATCATAAACGAAATCATCAATCAGGACGCGACGATAGTCCTTGAAACTATTGAAATCTCCAATTTTAGTTCCATCCAATAGTATTTCGATAGAGGCAACCTCAATATCGTCTGTTACTTCAAAATCTACAGTTATTGAAGTCACGACCTCCAGTACTTTTATTTTGCTACCTTCTGTTGGGGAGTTAATTACAACTGCCGGAGCTGATGCATCGGCGCCGGAATCTACTGCGGTAATGCTATCTATGCCTTGTTCACATCCCAAAAGAAATGACATGGCTATTATATAAAAACCTAGTTGTTTTAAATGTTTCATTGGTTTTTGTTTTAATTATTTCGTGTTCAATTATTTATCTAGGATAGGAAATTGGTCTACTTGAGCCTGAGGGTAGGGAAGGAAACTCTTATCTTCTGTAAATGTTCTTCCATCATAACTTAACTCGTTCACTCTTCCTAACCTAATCATATCATAGTAGCGTTTGCCCCATTCCATACCTAACTCGGCAAACTTCTCGTCAATCACCTGATCTAATGTTACTCCTGATAAGGCTGACATTCCAGCTCGTTGTCTTACCAGGTTTACAGCTTGATCAGCTGTCATACCAGAAGCAGAGGCTCCTTGAGTCAACGCTTCGGCATAAACCAATAGGATTTCAGCATATCGGATTATGTTGTAGTTTTTATTACTGCCATACGATGTTCTTCCAGAGATTAATTGATTTGAAGGTAAATAGTGCTTGCCGCTGGCAAAGAGTGCTCTTGCATAGTCGTTAATAATATCGCCATCTCTAGTTGTGTTTGAAACAAAAGCTGGTAAGGTGGCATAGTTTGGATCGGCCTGAATTTCGGCAATGCCTCTATCCGTAAACAGAACACTGGTTTCCAACCTTGTTGTTTCCCCTCGATCCAGCATAAATTTGATGAATTTCATACTGGGTTCATAGAACCCCCATCCACTTGCTGCTCCATCCACTGCGGGTGTCCAACCTTGTGGGCCATAAGGGGCGTAAAGATGTGATTCTCTATCACCTTCTCCCTGCCCAAAATCAGAATACTGCATATCTAAAATGCTCTCGTCACTTAGTTTTCCGGGTATTTTGAAAAGCTCATAAAAATCTGGGAACAAACTAAATTCATTGGAGTTTATAATTTGGCCTGCGGCATCTGCAACTGCTTGATAGTTGCCTAGTTCTTGATTTGCCAAAGCTTTTATAGCCAATGCAGTATAAAGCGTTACACCACCAGGGAGATCTTGCCTTTTATTAGGGTGCGTATCCAACAAAAAGGGCATGGCCTCATCCATTTGATCTGAGATATGTTGCATTACTTCTTCTTGAGTAGGAAGAACTTCCACATCAAAAAGTTCTGCGGTATCTGAAGATGTAGGAATGAAAACTTCACCCCAAACTCGAGAAATATGGAAAAGCATAATGGCACGAATTACCTTGGCTTCTGCAATATATTGATCACCTAAAGCCTTGCCTGCATCATCTGCCAATTCTTGATATCTCATGATTTGATCCATAGCAGTATGAGAAGTGATGACGTCCACATATACATTCTCCCAAAGTGAATTGTACATCCAGTAATCTTTGTTGTAGTTGAAGAGATCTGTCTCAGCAAAATCTTGTTGATCACCCAAACCTCCGGCATTTACATCATCTCCACGGACGGAAATTAGAAGAGGTTGTTCCCATCCGCGTGATTGAAAAGCTTCATACACTCCTATGATGGAGAGTGTCATATCTTCTGTCTTTGTAAAATCTGTTCCCCCTGCAAAATTGTTGTTCAATTCAGGTTCTTCCAGTTTGTCCGAGCATCCGATAACAACCATTAAAAGGCTAGCTATCAGGGTTATTGCTTTTGTTCTTTTAGATAGTTTTTTCATAGTAACTTTTTTTAAATTTTGACATTTACACCTATGGTGTACACGGCAGGTATTGGGTAAGTTTGGTTGTCTACACCATTTGCTACTTCGGGGTTAAACCCATTGTAGTTAAACAGCGTTAATGGCTTTTCAGCAGTGGCATATATTCGTACTTGTGGTATTCCTTTATGTTGGCCATTTTTATTGATAGTATACCCAAGTGTTATGTTTTGGATTCTAAAGAAGTCCCCATCCTCAACAAAAAAATCGTTCAAGCGTTGGTTCCAACCTTTTCTAATTCCCGCAGAAGAAGGATAACTATTGGTTGTTCCCTCCCCGTGCCAACGGTTAACTGCAAAATCTCGATCCCAGTTGGTATCATTGGTAAAAATAACTTCGCCACGTTTACGGTTTAAAATGGAGTTTCCACCTTGCCCGATTCCGCTTGCTGAAAAATCCCAATTTTTATAGTTGAAACCTATATTTATTCCAAAGGAATAGGAAGGCAAAAATGAACCCAGCACAGTTCTGTCATCATCGGTAATATCTCCATCACCGTTGATATCTCTATAGATAAAATCACCTGGTGCCAAGTCATTGGCAACAGCTACCGGATCTGCCTGGATTTGAGCATCATTTTGATATACCCCAATTACTTCTCTGCCGAAAAAGGCAAAAATGGATTCTCCTACTATGGATCGTTGGCGGAACTCGGCACTACCGGCATCCAAGAATTCGGCGCCACCTAGTCCCAATACTTCGTTGTCCAAGGTTGTAAAATTGCCTCCAATACTATAGCTGAAATCTTCGGATACCCGTTTATCCCAGTTAATGGCTATTTCCAAGCCTGTATTTCGTATTTCACCTACATTTTGTCTTGTTGCACCTGGAATAAGCGGTCTTAGCACAGGTATTACTGCATCTTTTGTGTCCCTAACATAATAGTCAGCTTCAATGGACAAATTGTTATTAAGCAATCGAGCAGTAAGTCCGGCATTGATTTCTTCAGTAACCTCCCATTTTAGGGCGGTAAAATCACTACTGGTGTTTAATCCACTAAAAAGGATATCCCCCAAGGCCGTTGTAACTACCTCTGAGGTAATTGAGCCTTCGCTGGAAGGAACTCTATCATTACCCAATTCTCCCCAACTACCTCTCAATTTTAAAAAATCGAATATGCCGTTGTTTTCCATAAAAGATTCACCTGTCAATACCCAACCTACACCTACGGTAGGGAAGTAACCCCATTTTTCTTGATATTTATTAGTACCGTCCGCTCTGAAAGTCCCATATAATAGGTAGCGGTTATCATAGTTGTAGTTAACCCTTCCAAAATATGAGAAACCAAATTCCCTGGCACCACCATCAAAAGTGTCTTCTTGGACAATTGTTTGGGCAAGGTTGATAAAGTATGATTCTTCTCCCGTCAGTGGAAAATTTAAGCCTCTAGCCTGTAGAAGATCAAACGCTTCATCCCTAAATGAAGTTCCTGCCAACGCAGTTAAGTTGTGTTTGCCAAATGATTCGGTATAGGTCAACGTATTGTCCCAAATTTGATTGGATATTGTAATATTTCGTTTTAAAAGATTTGCGTCAACACGTTGGAAATTATCACCAATGAAATAGGGTAATCTAACTTCACGACGGTTTATACTTTCAAAATTGTGATTGTAAGCTGTTCTAAACTTCAATTTTTCGGGAACCAAATCAATTTCTGCATAAAAGTTTGCCAACACATTCTTTATTTTTTCTCGATTCTCACTAAAGTCCATTGTTGGGAATGGGTTTTGACCTCCTCGATAGCCTAAATCTTGAGCGTTGGCATAATTTGTTGGAAAAACTTCGGGGTTTTCAGCAAGTATGGGATCAAAGACTGGTAATATTGGTACAGCAAAGTAGGCTAGGCGCCAAGCCGAATTTTCGGCATCATAGCGAGTTGCATTGCTGAATACAACATTACCACCCACTTTTAACCAATCATTTACTTTAAAATCTAATTTACTTCTTAGATTAAAACGTTCATATTCATTTTTCATTTTTAGAAGGCCTCCTTGCTCAAAATAGTTTGCTCCAATGGCGTACGTGGCATCCTCACTGCCTCCCGTAATACCAATACTATGGTTTTGTATCAAAGCAACTCGCATTACTTCATCGTACCAATCTGTATTTACATCAGGAATATTCGGATTTACTCTGCTTCTCCCGTAGCGTTGCATCGCATTTAGAATAAACTGAGCATCTGGATCGGACCCAGATTCTAATGCCAAAGTAGTAAACTGCTCAGCGTTTGCCATGGCGAGTACATTTTGAGGTACTTGATATCCAGTATAGCCATCATAGGTTATTTGTGGTTTTTGATTTCGGGATCCGGACTTTGTTTCTATTAAGACTACACCGTTCGCGGCACGCACACCATAAATTGCGGCTGCGGAGGCATCTTTTAAAATTGACATAGATTCTATATCCGCAGGATTTAAAAAATCAATGTCATCAAAAAACGCACCGTCAACAACAAATAGAGGGCCTGAAGCACCTGTATTATATGAGCCAATTCCGCGTACCCTAACTGTGGGTGATTGTCCTGGTCCTCCGTTGTTTACTATTTGGACTCCGGCTACCCGTCCTTGT is a genomic window of Flagellimonas sp. CMM7 containing:
- a CDS encoding LamG-like jellyroll fold domain-containing protein, with the protein product MKHLKQLGFYIIAMSFLLGCEQGIDSITAVDSGADASAPAVVINSPTEGSKIKVLEVVTSITVDFEVTDDIEVASIEILLDGTKIGDFNSFKDYRRVLIDDFVYDQLTDGTHELIIRATDLDGKTTSSSVNFEKEPAYTPLYAGETLYMPFDGDNFDLVNIRQADKVGDPGFTGEGFVGINAYAGAPDSYLTLPTDGMLTNEFSAIFWYKVNADPDRAGILVIGPPDEANPDAQNNRQNGFRFFRENAGGNQRFKLNVGTGAGESWFDGGAAADVAPGTDWTHMAFTISQNQATVYINGQIVSQGDFDGVDWTNCDLLSIMSGEPRFSGWNHKYDGSSMDELRMFNRVLPQSEIQSIMTAEAGGFVGSFDAEMFYMPFDGNNTEMFTSSDASVVGTPSFAGESASGSDAYAGATDAYLTFPTNGLTTGEFSATMWYKINADPDRAGILVMGPPDTEGAEYPDIQNLRTNGFRFFREAGGDGQIFKLNVGNGTADSWFDGGATASIPSDTADWVHLAFTISNTECVVYIDGEVVAQGDFTGIDWTGCDILSIGSGAPRFNQWNHLSDLSYIDELRLFDKALSQGEVQSVRNSDL
- a CDS encoding RagB/SusD family nutrient uptake outer membrane protein; translation: MKKLSKRTKAITLIASLLMVVIGCSDKLEEPELNNNFAGGTDFTKTEDMTLSIIGVYEAFQSRGWEQPLLISVRGDDVNAGGLGDQQDFAETDLFNYNKDYWMYNSLWENVYVDVITSHTAMDQIMRYQELADDAGKALGDQYIAEAKVIRAIMLFHISRVWGEVFIPTSSDTAELFDVEVLPTQEEVMQHISDQMDEAMPFLLDTHPNKRQDLPGGVTLYTALAIKALANQELGNYQAVADAAGQIINSNEFSLFPDFYELFKIPGKLSDESILDMQYSDFGQGEGDRESHLYAPYGPQGWTPAVDGAASGWGFYEPSMKFIKFMLDRGETTRLETSVLFTDRGIAEIQADPNYATLPAFVSNTTRDGDIINDYARALFASGKHYLPSNQLISGRTSYGSNKNYNIIRYAEILLVYAEALTQGASASGMTADQAVNLVRQRAGMSALSGVTLDQVIDEKFAELGMEWGKRYYDMIRLGRVNELSYDGRTFTEDKSFLPYPQAQVDQFPILDK
- a CDS encoding TonB-dependent receptor; the protein is MKIRSVLLLISFMLFQAVLFSQNNITVSGTVSDSEGQPLPGANVILKATTTGVQTDFDGNYILNNVSDNGTLIFSYIGFSPQEIDINGQTTINVTLQEDTNVLDEVVVVGYGELKVKDLTSSIVTVDSEVLDLAPVGQAMQAIQGRVAGVQIVNNGGPGQSPTVRVRGIGSYNTGASGPLFVVDGAFFDDIDFLNPADIESMSILKDASAAAIYGVRAANGVVLIETKSGSRNQKPQITYDGYTGYQVPQNVLAMANAEQFTTLALESGSDPDAQFILNAMQRYGRSRVNPNIPDVNTDWYDEVMRVALIQNHSIGITGGSEDATYAIGANYFEQGGLLKMKNEYERFNLRSKLDFKVNDWLKVGGNVVFSNATRYDAENSAWRLAYFAVPILPVFDPILAENPEVFPTNYANAQDLGYRGGQNPFPTMDFSENREKIKNVLANFYAEIDLVPEKLKFRTAYNHNFESINRREVRLPYFIGDNFQRVDANLLKRNITISNQIWDNTLTYTESFGKHNLTALAGTSFRDEAFDLLQARGLNFPLTGEESYFINLAQTIVQEDTFDGGAREFGFSYFGRVNYNYDNRYLLYGTFRADGTNKYQEKWGYFPTVGVGWVLTGESFMENNGIFDFLKLRGSWGELGNDRVPSSEGSITSEVVTTALGDILFSGLNTSSDFTALKWEVTEEINAGLTARLLNNNLSIEADYYVRDTKDAVIPVLRPLIPGATRQNVGEIRNTGLEIAINWDKRVSEDFSYSIGGNFTTLDNEVLGLGGAEFLDAGSAEFRQRSIVGESIFAFFGREVIGVYQNDAQIQADPVAVANDLAPGDFIYRDINGDGDITDDDRTVLGSFLPSYSFGINIGFNYKNWDFSASGIGQGGNSILNRKRGEVIFTNDTNWDRDFAVNRWHGEGTTNSYPSSAGIRKGWNQRLNDFFVEDGDFFRIQNITLGYTINKNGQHKGIPQVRIYATAEKPLTLFNYNGFNPEVANGVDNQTYPIPAVYTIGVNVKI